A stretch of Oreochromis aureus strain Israel breed Guangdong linkage group 11, ZZ_aureus, whole genome shotgun sequence DNA encodes these proteins:
- the LOC116314974 gene encoding FXYD domain-containing ion transport regulator 3-like — protein sequence MLKNCVLVLMTIVSLVFAEEQNSEDDPFTFDYHRLRVGGLILAAVLCLIGITILLSGHCRCKFNQNKRRRTGSNAQQMLTDQGRACDC from the exons ATGTTGAAGAACTGTGTTTTGGTGTTAATGACAA TTGTGTCCCTGGTGTTCGCAGAAGAACAGAACT CGGAAGATGACCCCTTCACCTTTG ACTATCACAGACTGCGGGTCGGAGGCCTCATCCTAGCTGCTGTTCTCTGTCTCATTGGCATCACCATCCTCCTCA GCGGCCACTGCAGGTGCAAGTTCAACCAGAATAAGAG GCGGAGGACAGGAAGCAATGCTCAGCAGATGCTTACCGATCAAG GTCGTGCCTGCGACTGCTAG
- the LOC116314940 gene encoding proline-rich transmembrane protein 1-like, which produces MDSGKHPSAPPAGWSSEKSSMGQAPPPPYQDDSNPGPGYPLQGYPGQPAGAGYGQPAGVGYGQPAGAGYGQPAHPMGGQYPAPQQGTVVVQPTVFVAQGPLANPVNDYLGYSIFTMLCCCLPLGIAALIFSISAREANHVGDRMSAERSSRTARTLNHVAVGLGIAGLILSIVYVAVMINAIGKH; this is translated from the exons ATGGATTCAGGGAAACACCCAAGCGCTCCACCAGCAGGATGGTCCAGTGAGAAGTCCTCCATGGGACAAGCGCCCCCTCCACCCTACCAGGACGACAGTAACCCTGGCCCTGGATACCCACTGCAG GGTTATCCCGGACAGCCTGCAGGAGCAGGATATGGACAGCCTGCAGGAGTAGGATATGGACAGCCTGCAGGGGCAGGATATGGACAGCCAGCTCATCCCATGGGTGGACAGTACCCTGCACCTCAGCAGGGTACCGTCGTGGTCCAGCCCACAGTCTTTGTGGCTCAGGGTCCTCTAGCTAACCCTGTCAATGACTACTTGGGCTACTCCATCTTCACCATGTTGTGCTGTTGCCTGCCACTTGGAATTGCCGCCCTTATCTTCTCCATCTCG GCTCGGGAAGCCAACCATGTTGGCGACCGGATGTCAGCGGAGCGGAGCAGCAGGACAGCCAGGACACTGAACCATGTGGCTGTGGGACTCGGTATCGCTGGCCTGATCCTCTCAATTGTTTACGTGGCAGTTATGATAAATGCCATCGGCAAACACTGA